Proteins co-encoded in one Arachis stenosperma cultivar V10309 chromosome 7, arast.V10309.gnm1.PFL2, whole genome shotgun sequence genomic window:
- the LOC130940578 gene encoding uncharacterized protein At3g50808-like: protein MDKYIDCSEIQRYKSNKRLVISLNPLPHSGSTSNNEASCNTCTRKLNEPNLYRYCSISCKVKAISLEPNDLVPAVIPDQNHNAPQEGPDIPTQERPEANAELPRPRKRRRKGTPHRAPFF, encoded by the exons ATGGATAAGTATATTGACTGCTCAGAAATTCAG CGCTACAAATCCAACAAGCGATTGGTTATTTCTCTGAATCCTCTCCCGCACAGTGGTTCGACATCAAACAATGAGGCATCATGCAATACCTGCACTAGAAAGTTGAATGAACCGAATCTATATCGCTACTGCTCCATTTCTTGCAAG GTCAAAGCTATTTCGCTAGAACCTAATGATTTGGTTCCTGCCGTAATTCCTGACCAGAACCACAATGCTCCTCAGGAAGGACCGGATATTCCTACTCAGGAAAGACCAGAGGCAAATGCCGAACTCCCAAGGccaagaaagagaagaagaaagggaacaCCACATCGAGCTCCATTCTTCTAA